In one window of Synchiropus splendidus isolate RoL2022-P1 chromosome 15, RoL_Sspl_1.0, whole genome shotgun sequence DNA:
- the cspg5a gene encoding chondroitin sulfate proteoglycan 5 isoform X7 codes for MELLFRGCWTVPLLSWLLVLTLVPSSSVHGHSTGTNTTEPGRPTNTTDLPNKDDDIITNTVTAAPDTVGTVTQRAGRIPRAGEEEQSSGMFPVGPALEERGVAVPSQLSPDSAETELLLPSVPLKPHMEQEEAGLANTDPPWIREVPVTDPGRLSTAAPPMPSTNPSNPDVFHVDFFDPLSPGRGLDLAAPATPSLAHELQGGDPTSWAVPDNYDYLTPYEDGVSPTADEYTYSTTTDAYESDEDLRVAAASPARSRPRAPGMAVPNIAAVAPPAAVAVDGSDGVGGCRVGFQMVNGSCRSPCNMLPNYCFNGGQCLLLEGSGVLCRCNVQDYIWHKGARCEWVVTEFQVMCAVVGALVVVFLLLFMIIVCFAKKLHLLKTENKKLRKRSKYRPTSEQHNDNFSLSTIAEGSHPNDDPNSQNKLEDPVKAPPKEDESLNIHNSLTPKHENHKVLGEENSSEVNSLQNNMM; via the exons ATGGAGCTTTTGTTCCGAGGATGCTGGACGGTACCGCTGCTGTCCTGGCTCCTGGTTCTGACCCTAGTTCCGTCGTCTTCTGTCCACG GACACTCCACCGGTACCAACACCACTGAACCGGGCCGACCTACCAACACCACCGACCTGCCGAACAAggacgatgacatcatcaccaacacGGTAACCGCTGCTCCGGACACCGTCGGCACTGTGACTCAGAGAGCAGGCCGGATTCCTCGcgcaggagaggaggagcagagcagcggTATGTTCCCTGTTGGTCCGGCGCTGGAGGAAAGGGGCGTGGCTGTCCCGTCCCAACTCAGCCCGGATTCTGCTGAGACGGAGCTTCTGCTGCCGAGTGTCCCGCTGAAACCCCacatggagcaggaggaggcgggACTGGCGAACACGGACCCTCCCTGGATTCGCGAGGTCCCTGTGACTGACCCAGGCCGGCTCTCCACTGCGGCGCCCCCGATGCCCTCCACCAACCCGTCCAACCCTGATGTCTTCCATGTGGACTTTTTTGATCCCTTGTCTCCGGGACGTGGCCTGGACTTGGCAGCGCCTGCGACGCCATCCTTGGCCCACGAGCTTCAGGGTGGTGACCCCACTTCCTGGGCGGTGCCAGACAACTATGACTACCTCACTCCGTATGAGGACGGCGTGTCCCCCACCGCGGATGAGTACACCTACAGCACCACCACCGACGCCTATGAGAGCGACGAGGACCTGCGTGTAGCCGCCGCCTCTCCCGCTCGCTCCAGACCTCGGGCTCCCGGAATGGCGGTTCCAAACATTGCAGCAGTAGCGCCTCCTGCCGCAGTTGCAGTGGACGGGTCGGATGGCGTGGGCGGATGCCGGGTCGGGTTCCAGATGGTGAACGGAAGCTGCCGTTCCCCCTGTAACATGCTGCCCAACTACTGCTTCAACGGCGGCCAGTGCCTCCTCCTGGAGGGGAGCGGAGTGTTGTGCAG GTGTAATGTCCAGGACTACATCTGGCACAAAGGTGCGCGCTGCGAGTGGGTGGTGACCGAGTTCCAGGTCATGTGTGCGGTGGTCGGCGCCCTGGTTGTGGtgttcctgctgctcttcatgaTCATTGTCTGCTTCGCCAAGAAGCTGCATCTGCTCAAGACCGAGAACAAGAAGCTGCGCAAGCGCAG TAAGTACCGGCCGACGTCGGAGCAGCACAACGATAACTTCTCTCTGTCCACCATCGCTGAGGGCTCCCACCCAAAC GACGATCCCAACTCGCAGAACAAGCTGGAGGACCCAGTGAAGGCCCCGCCCAAGGAGGACGAATCCCTCAACATCCACAACTCTCTGACCCCAAAACACGAGAACCACAAGGTCCTGGGCGAAGAGAACTCCTCCGAGGTGAACTCGCTGCAGAACAACATGATGTGA
- the cspg5a gene encoding chondroitin sulfate proteoglycan 5 isoform X3, producing the protein MELLFRGCWTVPLLSWLLVLTLVPSSSVHGHSTGTNTTEPGRPTNTTDLPNKDDDIITNTVTAAPDTVGTVTQRAGRIPRAGEEEQSSGMFPVGPALEERGVAVPSQLSPDSAETELLLPSVPLKPHMEQEEAGLANTDPPWIREVPVTDPGRLSTAAPPMPSTNPSNPDVFHVDFFDPLSPGRGLDLAAPATPSLAHELQGGDPTSWAVPDNYDYLTPYEDGVSPTADEYTYSTTTDAYESDEDLRVAAASPARSRPRAPGMAVPNIAAVAPPAAVAVDGSDGVGGCRVGFQMVNGSCRSPCNMLPNYCFNGGQCLLLEGSGVLCRCNVQDYIWHKGARCEWVVTEFQVMCAVVGALVVVFLLLFMIIVCFAKKLHLLKTENKKLRKRSSKYRPTSEQHNDNFSLSTIAEGSHPNVRKLCDTPPHVPHARALAYYDNIICQNKLEDPVKAPPKEDESLNIHNSLTPKHENHKVLGEENSSEVNSLQNNMM; encoded by the exons ATGGAGCTTTTGTTCCGAGGATGCTGGACGGTACCGCTGCTGTCCTGGCTCCTGGTTCTGACCCTAGTTCCGTCGTCTTCTGTCCACG GACACTCCACCGGTACCAACACCACTGAACCGGGCCGACCTACCAACACCACCGACCTGCCGAACAAggacgatgacatcatcaccaacacGGTAACCGCTGCTCCGGACACCGTCGGCACTGTGACTCAGAGAGCAGGCCGGATTCCTCGcgcaggagaggaggagcagagcagcggTATGTTCCCTGTTGGTCCGGCGCTGGAGGAAAGGGGCGTGGCTGTCCCGTCCCAACTCAGCCCGGATTCTGCTGAGACGGAGCTTCTGCTGCCGAGTGTCCCGCTGAAACCCCacatggagcaggaggaggcgggACTGGCGAACACGGACCCTCCCTGGATTCGCGAGGTCCCTGTGACTGACCCAGGCCGGCTCTCCACTGCGGCGCCCCCGATGCCCTCCACCAACCCGTCCAACCCTGATGTCTTCCATGTGGACTTTTTTGATCCCTTGTCTCCGGGACGTGGCCTGGACTTGGCAGCGCCTGCGACGCCATCCTTGGCCCACGAGCTTCAGGGTGGTGACCCCACTTCCTGGGCGGTGCCAGACAACTATGACTACCTCACTCCGTATGAGGACGGCGTGTCCCCCACCGCGGATGAGTACACCTACAGCACCACCACCGACGCCTATGAGAGCGACGAGGACCTGCGTGTAGCCGCCGCCTCTCCCGCTCGCTCCAGACCTCGGGCTCCCGGAATGGCGGTTCCAAACATTGCAGCAGTAGCGCCTCCTGCCGCAGTTGCAGTGGACGGGTCGGATGGCGTGGGCGGATGCCGGGTCGGGTTCCAGATGGTGAACGGAAGCTGCCGTTCCCCCTGTAACATGCTGCCCAACTACTGCTTCAACGGCGGCCAGTGCCTCCTCCTGGAGGGGAGCGGAGTGTTGTGCAG GTGTAATGTCCAGGACTACATCTGGCACAAAGGTGCGCGCTGCGAGTGGGTGGTGACCGAGTTCCAGGTCATGTGTGCGGTGGTCGGCGCCCTGGTTGTGGtgttcctgctgctcttcatgaTCATTGTCTGCTTCGCCAAGAAGCTGCATCTGCTCAAGACCGAGAACAAGAAGCTGCGCAAGCGCAG CAGTAAGTACCGGCCGACGTCGGAGCAGCACAACGATAACTTCTCTCTGTCCACCATCGCTGAGGGCTCCCACCCAAACGTAAGGAAACTGTGCGACACTCCTCCTCACGTCCCTCATGCCCGTGCATTGGCTTACTATGATAACATTATCTGTCAG AACAAGCTGGAGGACCCAGTGAAGGCCCCGCCCAAGGAGGACGAATCCCTCAACATCCACAACTCTCTGACCCCAAAACACGAGAACCACAAGGTCCTGGGCGAAGAGAACTCCTCCGAGGTGAACTCGCTGCAGAACAACATGATGTGA
- the cspg5a gene encoding chondroitin sulfate proteoglycan 5 isoform X9 has translation MELLFRGCWTVPLLSWLLVLTLVPSSSVHGHSTGTNTTEPGRPTNTTDLPNKDDDIITNTVTAAPDTVGTVTQRAGRIPRAGEEEQSSGMFPVGPALEERGVAVPSQLSPDSAETELLLPSVPLKPHMEQEEAGLANTDPPWIREVPVTDPGRLSTAAPPMPSTNPSNPDVFHVDFFDPLSPGRGLDLAAPATPSLAHELQGGDPTSWAVPDNYDYLTPYEDGVSPTADEYTYSTTTDAYESDEDLRVAAASPARSRPRAPGMAVPNIAAVAPPAAVAVDGSDGVGGCRVGFQMVNGSCRSPCNMLPNYCFNGGQCLLLEGSGVLCRCNVQDYIWHKGARCEWVVTEFQVMCAVVGALVVVFLLLFMIIVCFAKKLHLLKTENKKLRKRSKYRPTSEQHNDNFSLSTIAEGSHPNNKLEDPVKAPPKEDESLNIHNSLTPKHENHKVLGEENSSEVNSLQNNMM, from the exons ATGGAGCTTTTGTTCCGAGGATGCTGGACGGTACCGCTGCTGTCCTGGCTCCTGGTTCTGACCCTAGTTCCGTCGTCTTCTGTCCACG GACACTCCACCGGTACCAACACCACTGAACCGGGCCGACCTACCAACACCACCGACCTGCCGAACAAggacgatgacatcatcaccaacacGGTAACCGCTGCTCCGGACACCGTCGGCACTGTGACTCAGAGAGCAGGCCGGATTCCTCGcgcaggagaggaggagcagagcagcggTATGTTCCCTGTTGGTCCGGCGCTGGAGGAAAGGGGCGTGGCTGTCCCGTCCCAACTCAGCCCGGATTCTGCTGAGACGGAGCTTCTGCTGCCGAGTGTCCCGCTGAAACCCCacatggagcaggaggaggcgggACTGGCGAACACGGACCCTCCCTGGATTCGCGAGGTCCCTGTGACTGACCCAGGCCGGCTCTCCACTGCGGCGCCCCCGATGCCCTCCACCAACCCGTCCAACCCTGATGTCTTCCATGTGGACTTTTTTGATCCCTTGTCTCCGGGACGTGGCCTGGACTTGGCAGCGCCTGCGACGCCATCCTTGGCCCACGAGCTTCAGGGTGGTGACCCCACTTCCTGGGCGGTGCCAGACAACTATGACTACCTCACTCCGTATGAGGACGGCGTGTCCCCCACCGCGGATGAGTACACCTACAGCACCACCACCGACGCCTATGAGAGCGACGAGGACCTGCGTGTAGCCGCCGCCTCTCCCGCTCGCTCCAGACCTCGGGCTCCCGGAATGGCGGTTCCAAACATTGCAGCAGTAGCGCCTCCTGCCGCAGTTGCAGTGGACGGGTCGGATGGCGTGGGCGGATGCCGGGTCGGGTTCCAGATGGTGAACGGAAGCTGCCGTTCCCCCTGTAACATGCTGCCCAACTACTGCTTCAACGGCGGCCAGTGCCTCCTCCTGGAGGGGAGCGGAGTGTTGTGCAG GTGTAATGTCCAGGACTACATCTGGCACAAAGGTGCGCGCTGCGAGTGGGTGGTGACCGAGTTCCAGGTCATGTGTGCGGTGGTCGGCGCCCTGGTTGTGGtgttcctgctgctcttcatgaTCATTGTCTGCTTCGCCAAGAAGCTGCATCTGCTCAAGACCGAGAACAAGAAGCTGCGCAAGCGCAG TAAGTACCGGCCGACGTCGGAGCAGCACAACGATAACTTCTCTCTGTCCACCATCGCTGAGGGCTCCCACCCAAAC AACAAGCTGGAGGACCCAGTGAAGGCCCCGCCCAAGGAGGACGAATCCCTCAACATCCACAACTCTCTGACCCCAAAACACGAGAACCACAAGGTCCTGGGCGAAGAGAACTCCTCCGAGGTGAACTCGCTGCAGAACAACATGATGTGA
- the cspg5a gene encoding chondroitin sulfate proteoglycan 5 isoform X5: protein MELLFRGCWTVPLLSWLLVLTLVPSSSVHGHSTGTNTTEPGRPTNTTDLPNKDDDIITNTVTAAPDTVGTVTQRAGRIPRAGEEEQSSGMFPVGPALEERGVAVPSQLSPDSAETELLLPSVPLKPHMEQEEAGLANTDPPWIREVPVTDPGRLSTAAPPMPSTNPSNPDVFHVDFFDPLSPGRGLDLAAPATPSLAHELQGGDPTSWAVPDNYDYLTPYEDGVSPTADEYTYSTTTDAYESDEDLRVAAASPARSRPRAPGMAVPNIAAVAPPAAVAVDGSDGVGGCRVGFQMVNGSCRSPCNMLPNYCFNGGQCLLLEGSGVLCRCNVQDYIWHKGARCEWVVTEFQVMCAVVGALVVVFLLLFMIIVCFAKKLHLLKTENKKLRKRSKYRPTSEQHNDNFSLSTIAEGSHPNKTMSRYTWECKTKEESDCEDDPNSQNKLEDPVKAPPKEDESLNIHNSLTPKHENHKVLGEENSSEVNSLQNNMM, encoded by the exons ATGGAGCTTTTGTTCCGAGGATGCTGGACGGTACCGCTGCTGTCCTGGCTCCTGGTTCTGACCCTAGTTCCGTCGTCTTCTGTCCACG GACACTCCACCGGTACCAACACCACTGAACCGGGCCGACCTACCAACACCACCGACCTGCCGAACAAggacgatgacatcatcaccaacacGGTAACCGCTGCTCCGGACACCGTCGGCACTGTGACTCAGAGAGCAGGCCGGATTCCTCGcgcaggagaggaggagcagagcagcggTATGTTCCCTGTTGGTCCGGCGCTGGAGGAAAGGGGCGTGGCTGTCCCGTCCCAACTCAGCCCGGATTCTGCTGAGACGGAGCTTCTGCTGCCGAGTGTCCCGCTGAAACCCCacatggagcaggaggaggcgggACTGGCGAACACGGACCCTCCCTGGATTCGCGAGGTCCCTGTGACTGACCCAGGCCGGCTCTCCACTGCGGCGCCCCCGATGCCCTCCACCAACCCGTCCAACCCTGATGTCTTCCATGTGGACTTTTTTGATCCCTTGTCTCCGGGACGTGGCCTGGACTTGGCAGCGCCTGCGACGCCATCCTTGGCCCACGAGCTTCAGGGTGGTGACCCCACTTCCTGGGCGGTGCCAGACAACTATGACTACCTCACTCCGTATGAGGACGGCGTGTCCCCCACCGCGGATGAGTACACCTACAGCACCACCACCGACGCCTATGAGAGCGACGAGGACCTGCGTGTAGCCGCCGCCTCTCCCGCTCGCTCCAGACCTCGGGCTCCCGGAATGGCGGTTCCAAACATTGCAGCAGTAGCGCCTCCTGCCGCAGTTGCAGTGGACGGGTCGGATGGCGTGGGCGGATGCCGGGTCGGGTTCCAGATGGTGAACGGAAGCTGCCGTTCCCCCTGTAACATGCTGCCCAACTACTGCTTCAACGGCGGCCAGTGCCTCCTCCTGGAGGGGAGCGGAGTGTTGTGCAG GTGTAATGTCCAGGACTACATCTGGCACAAAGGTGCGCGCTGCGAGTGGGTGGTGACCGAGTTCCAGGTCATGTGTGCGGTGGTCGGCGCCCTGGTTGTGGtgttcctgctgctcttcatgaTCATTGTCTGCTTCGCCAAGAAGCTGCATCTGCTCAAGACCGAGAACAAGAAGCTGCGCAAGCGCAG TAAGTACCGGCCGACGTCGGAGCAGCACAACGATAACTTCTCTCTGTCCACCATCGCTGAGGGCTCCCACCCAAAC AAAACCATGAGCAGATACACCTGGGAGTGTAAGACCAAAGAGGAGTCGGACTGTGAG GACGATCCCAACTCGCAGAACAAGCTGGAGGACCCAGTGAAGGCCCCGCCCAAGGAGGACGAATCCCTCAACATCCACAACTCTCTGACCCCAAAACACGAGAACCACAAGGTCCTGGGCGAAGAGAACTCCTCCGAGGTGAACTCGCTGCAGAACAACATGATGTGA
- the cspg5a gene encoding chondroitin sulfate proteoglycan 5 isoform X11 has protein sequence MELLFRGCWTVPLLSWLLVLTLVPSSSVHGHSTGTNTTEPGRPTNTTDLPNKDDDIITNTVTAAPDTVGTVTQRAGRIPRAGEEEQSSGMFPVGPALEERGVAVPSQLSPDSAETELLLPSVPLKPHMEQEEAGLANTDPPWIREVPVTDPGRLSTAAPPMPSTNPSNPDVFHVDFFDPLSPGRGLDLAAPATPSLAHELQGGDPTSWAVPDNYDYLTPYEDGVSPTADEYTYSTTTDAYESDEDLRVAAASPARSRPRAPGMAVPNIAAVAPPAAVAVDGSDGVGGCRVGFQMVNGSCRSPCNMLPNYCFNGGQCLLLEGSGVLCRCNVQDYIWHKGARCEWVVTEFQVMCAVVGALVVVFLLLFMIIVCFAKKLHLLKTENKKLRKRSKYRPTSEQHNDNFSLSTIAEGSHPNKTMSRYTWECKTKEESDCELHADGRTEAQFPVTMEVTYPHVLPEVTI, from the exons ATGGAGCTTTTGTTCCGAGGATGCTGGACGGTACCGCTGCTGTCCTGGCTCCTGGTTCTGACCCTAGTTCCGTCGTCTTCTGTCCACG GACACTCCACCGGTACCAACACCACTGAACCGGGCCGACCTACCAACACCACCGACCTGCCGAACAAggacgatgacatcatcaccaacacGGTAACCGCTGCTCCGGACACCGTCGGCACTGTGACTCAGAGAGCAGGCCGGATTCCTCGcgcaggagaggaggagcagagcagcggTATGTTCCCTGTTGGTCCGGCGCTGGAGGAAAGGGGCGTGGCTGTCCCGTCCCAACTCAGCCCGGATTCTGCTGAGACGGAGCTTCTGCTGCCGAGTGTCCCGCTGAAACCCCacatggagcaggaggaggcgggACTGGCGAACACGGACCCTCCCTGGATTCGCGAGGTCCCTGTGACTGACCCAGGCCGGCTCTCCACTGCGGCGCCCCCGATGCCCTCCACCAACCCGTCCAACCCTGATGTCTTCCATGTGGACTTTTTTGATCCCTTGTCTCCGGGACGTGGCCTGGACTTGGCAGCGCCTGCGACGCCATCCTTGGCCCACGAGCTTCAGGGTGGTGACCCCACTTCCTGGGCGGTGCCAGACAACTATGACTACCTCACTCCGTATGAGGACGGCGTGTCCCCCACCGCGGATGAGTACACCTACAGCACCACCACCGACGCCTATGAGAGCGACGAGGACCTGCGTGTAGCCGCCGCCTCTCCCGCTCGCTCCAGACCTCGGGCTCCCGGAATGGCGGTTCCAAACATTGCAGCAGTAGCGCCTCCTGCCGCAGTTGCAGTGGACGGGTCGGATGGCGTGGGCGGATGCCGGGTCGGGTTCCAGATGGTGAACGGAAGCTGCCGTTCCCCCTGTAACATGCTGCCCAACTACTGCTTCAACGGCGGCCAGTGCCTCCTCCTGGAGGGGAGCGGAGTGTTGTGCAG GTGTAATGTCCAGGACTACATCTGGCACAAAGGTGCGCGCTGCGAGTGGGTGGTGACCGAGTTCCAGGTCATGTGTGCGGTGGTCGGCGCCCTGGTTGTGGtgttcctgctgctcttcatgaTCATTGTCTGCTTCGCCAAGAAGCTGCATCTGCTCAAGACCGAGAACAAGAAGCTGCGCAAGCGCAG TAAGTACCGGCCGACGTCGGAGCAGCACAACGATAACTTCTCTCTGTCCACCATCGCTGAGGGCTCCCACCCAAAC AAAACCATGAGCAGATACACCTGGGAGTGTAAGACCAAAGAGGAGTCGGACTGTGAG TTACACGCTGACGGGAGGACAGAAGCTCAGTTCCCCGTGACCATGGAGGTGACGTACCCCCACGTCCTGCCCGAGGTCACAATCTAG
- the cspg5a gene encoding chondroitin sulfate proteoglycan 5 isoform X12 produces MELLFRGCWTVPLLSWLLVLTLVPSSSVHGHSTGTNTTEPGRPTNTTDLPNKDDDIITNTVTAAPDTVGTVTQRAGRIPRAGEEEQSSGMFPVGPALEERGVAVPSQLSPDSAETELLLPSVPLKPHMEQEEAGLANTDPPWIREVPVTDPGRLSTAAPPMPSTNPSNPDVFHVDFFDPLSPGRGLDLAAPATPSLAHELQGGDPTSWAVPDNYDYLTPYEDGVSPTADEYTYSTTTDAYESDEDLRVAAASPARSRPRAPGMAVPNIAAVAPPAAVAVDGSDGVGGCRVGFQMVNGSCRSPCNMLPNYCFNGGQCLLLEGSGVLCRCNVQDYIWHKGARCEWVVTEFQVMCAVVGALVVVFLLLFMIIVCFAKKLHLLKTENKKLRKRSSKYRPTSEQHNDNFSLSTIAEGSHPNLHADGRTEAQFPVTMEVTYPHVLPEVTI; encoded by the exons ATGGAGCTTTTGTTCCGAGGATGCTGGACGGTACCGCTGCTGTCCTGGCTCCTGGTTCTGACCCTAGTTCCGTCGTCTTCTGTCCACG GACACTCCACCGGTACCAACACCACTGAACCGGGCCGACCTACCAACACCACCGACCTGCCGAACAAggacgatgacatcatcaccaacacGGTAACCGCTGCTCCGGACACCGTCGGCACTGTGACTCAGAGAGCAGGCCGGATTCCTCGcgcaggagaggaggagcagagcagcggTATGTTCCCTGTTGGTCCGGCGCTGGAGGAAAGGGGCGTGGCTGTCCCGTCCCAACTCAGCCCGGATTCTGCTGAGACGGAGCTTCTGCTGCCGAGTGTCCCGCTGAAACCCCacatggagcaggaggaggcgggACTGGCGAACACGGACCCTCCCTGGATTCGCGAGGTCCCTGTGACTGACCCAGGCCGGCTCTCCACTGCGGCGCCCCCGATGCCCTCCACCAACCCGTCCAACCCTGATGTCTTCCATGTGGACTTTTTTGATCCCTTGTCTCCGGGACGTGGCCTGGACTTGGCAGCGCCTGCGACGCCATCCTTGGCCCACGAGCTTCAGGGTGGTGACCCCACTTCCTGGGCGGTGCCAGACAACTATGACTACCTCACTCCGTATGAGGACGGCGTGTCCCCCACCGCGGATGAGTACACCTACAGCACCACCACCGACGCCTATGAGAGCGACGAGGACCTGCGTGTAGCCGCCGCCTCTCCCGCTCGCTCCAGACCTCGGGCTCCCGGAATGGCGGTTCCAAACATTGCAGCAGTAGCGCCTCCTGCCGCAGTTGCAGTGGACGGGTCGGATGGCGTGGGCGGATGCCGGGTCGGGTTCCAGATGGTGAACGGAAGCTGCCGTTCCCCCTGTAACATGCTGCCCAACTACTGCTTCAACGGCGGCCAGTGCCTCCTCCTGGAGGGGAGCGGAGTGTTGTGCAG GTGTAATGTCCAGGACTACATCTGGCACAAAGGTGCGCGCTGCGAGTGGGTGGTGACCGAGTTCCAGGTCATGTGTGCGGTGGTCGGCGCCCTGGTTGTGGtgttcctgctgctcttcatgaTCATTGTCTGCTTCGCCAAGAAGCTGCATCTGCTCAAGACCGAGAACAAGAAGCTGCGCAAGCGCAG CAGTAAGTACCGGCCGACGTCGGAGCAGCACAACGATAACTTCTCTCTGTCCACCATCGCTGAGGGCTCCCACCCAAAC TTACACGCTGACGGGAGGACAGAAGCTCAGTTCCCCGTGACCATGGAGGTGACGTACCCCCACGTCCTGCCCGAGGTCACAATCTAG
- the cspg5a gene encoding chondroitin sulfate proteoglycan 5 isoform X8, which translates to MELLFRGCWTVPLLSWLLVLTLVPSSSVHGHSTGTNTTEPGRPTNTTDLPNKDDDIITNTVTAAPDTVGTVTQRAGRIPRAGEEEQSSGMFPVGPALEERGVAVPSQLSPDSAETELLLPSVPLKPHMEQEEAGLANTDPPWIREVPVTDPGRLSTAAPPMPSTNPSNPDVFHVDFFDPLSPGRGLDLAAPATPSLAHELQGGDPTSWAVPDNYDYLTPYEDGVSPTADEYTYSTTTDAYESDEDLRVAAASPARSRPRAPGMAVPNIAAVAPPAAVAVDGSDGVGGCRVGFQMVNGSCRSPCNMLPNYCFNGGQCLLLEGSGVLCRCNVQDYIWHKGARCEWVVTEFQVMCAVVGALVVVFLLLFMIIVCFAKKLHLLKTENKKLRKRSSKYRPTSEQHNDNFSLSTIAEGSHPNNKLEDPVKAPPKEDESLNIHNSLTPKHENHKVLGEENSSEVNSLQNNMM; encoded by the exons ATGGAGCTTTTGTTCCGAGGATGCTGGACGGTACCGCTGCTGTCCTGGCTCCTGGTTCTGACCCTAGTTCCGTCGTCTTCTGTCCACG GACACTCCACCGGTACCAACACCACTGAACCGGGCCGACCTACCAACACCACCGACCTGCCGAACAAggacgatgacatcatcaccaacacGGTAACCGCTGCTCCGGACACCGTCGGCACTGTGACTCAGAGAGCAGGCCGGATTCCTCGcgcaggagaggaggagcagagcagcggTATGTTCCCTGTTGGTCCGGCGCTGGAGGAAAGGGGCGTGGCTGTCCCGTCCCAACTCAGCCCGGATTCTGCTGAGACGGAGCTTCTGCTGCCGAGTGTCCCGCTGAAACCCCacatggagcaggaggaggcgggACTGGCGAACACGGACCCTCCCTGGATTCGCGAGGTCCCTGTGACTGACCCAGGCCGGCTCTCCACTGCGGCGCCCCCGATGCCCTCCACCAACCCGTCCAACCCTGATGTCTTCCATGTGGACTTTTTTGATCCCTTGTCTCCGGGACGTGGCCTGGACTTGGCAGCGCCTGCGACGCCATCCTTGGCCCACGAGCTTCAGGGTGGTGACCCCACTTCCTGGGCGGTGCCAGACAACTATGACTACCTCACTCCGTATGAGGACGGCGTGTCCCCCACCGCGGATGAGTACACCTACAGCACCACCACCGACGCCTATGAGAGCGACGAGGACCTGCGTGTAGCCGCCGCCTCTCCCGCTCGCTCCAGACCTCGGGCTCCCGGAATGGCGGTTCCAAACATTGCAGCAGTAGCGCCTCCTGCCGCAGTTGCAGTGGACGGGTCGGATGGCGTGGGCGGATGCCGGGTCGGGTTCCAGATGGTGAACGGAAGCTGCCGTTCCCCCTGTAACATGCTGCCCAACTACTGCTTCAACGGCGGCCAGTGCCTCCTCCTGGAGGGGAGCGGAGTGTTGTGCAG GTGTAATGTCCAGGACTACATCTGGCACAAAGGTGCGCGCTGCGAGTGGGTGGTGACCGAGTTCCAGGTCATGTGTGCGGTGGTCGGCGCCCTGGTTGTGGtgttcctgctgctcttcatgaTCATTGTCTGCTTCGCCAAGAAGCTGCATCTGCTCAAGACCGAGAACAAGAAGCTGCGCAAGCGCAG CAGTAAGTACCGGCCGACGTCGGAGCAGCACAACGATAACTTCTCTCTGTCCACCATCGCTGAGGGCTCCCACCCAAAC AACAAGCTGGAGGACCCAGTGAAGGCCCCGCCCAAGGAGGACGAATCCCTCAACATCCACAACTCTCTGACCCCAAAACACGAGAACCACAAGGTCCTGGGCGAAGAGAACTCCTCCGAGGTGAACTCGCTGCAGAACAACATGATGTGA